One window from the genome of Thermaerobacter marianensis DSM 12885 encodes:
- a CDS encoding Fur family transcriptional regulator, whose translation MSFQRAVQRLKERGLKVTPQRLEILKAVMGAGRPVTAREVTDAVRARHPRVSVDTVYRNLTVLTRCGLVSPVNLQGRDGTRFEYQGDDRHHHHFVCVVCGKSFCVEWCPTATLQAVPSQDPGFRVLGHTFEVYGYCSGCQQAG comes from the coding sequence GTGAGCTTTCAGCGGGCGGTCCAGCGGCTGAAGGAGCGGGGCCTGAAGGTGACGCCCCAGCGGCTGGAGATCCTCAAGGCGGTGATGGGCGCGGGGCGTCCCGTCACGGCCCGGGAGGTGACCGACGCCGTCCGCGCCCGCCACCCCCGCGTCAGCGTGGACACCGTCTACCGCAATCTGACGGTGCTGACCCGCTGCGGGCTGGTCAGCCCGGTGAACCTGCAGGGGCGGGACGGCACCCGCTTCGAGTACCAGGGCGACGACCGCCACCATCACCACTTCGTCTGCGTGGTCTGCGGGAAGTCCTTCTGCGTCGAGTGGTGCCCCACCGCCACCCTGCAGGCCGTCCCTTCCCAGGATCCGGGCTTCCGGGTGCTGGGCCACACCTTCGAGGTGTACGGCTACTGCAGCGGGTGCCAGCAGGCCGGCTGA